From the Erpetoichthys calabaricus chromosome 12, fErpCal1.3, whole genome shotgun sequence genome, the window aaaactcgcagagccatgcccaccaactcggacgcgacgcctcagaaaacacgccgtcatttctgtcatgttgacttttcggttacgacgcacgaccgcgtgcaacatcgcaaactgttttacacgctacatacagcaattcgcatccgcgacaaacatgcatcttcttagatggtcctgcaggaacatggaaaacgtttccccgcccaccaaagcaggaccatgtaagaagaggcatgtttgtcgcggatgtgaattgctgaatgcagcatctaaaacagtttgcgaggggtatcccatgggatccttaaaacaatcctttaaaactgaggttaaaacacaatgaaggaagcagtctttaaaaaccaataagccctgtgcctctgtttcattagcgtctcacctgcttcaccgatgcggGCCCTGCCACAGTCGAgacactctctcagcagctgaccttctctgtgcctgactccactataggctgcaacaaaattatgaaagtacgggcgcatttgtttcacacaagctgtgtgtgtaggtgggttggtgttagttagttaattagttactcgaaggatttcaagatttaatatgcacaagcggtaacactgaaaaagcagcccaaaccagaaaacatggctggcaaaaagtggccgacaaattaaatgcttgtgcattgtacttactgaaagcagcgttacggattttgcaaatgttcatttttttccctctgcttaaaaaacatttaaaaagcggcatgattatgcggcatatactaCGCTGCGAGTTGgaatgcagcgtgtaaaacagtttgtttgtcgcagataatttgtcttttactattacacgaagacaatttcctgttaatacttcattacattgatatagcggtgttctcagtattcaaagcgctatccacacagggaggaaccgggaagcgaaaccacaatcttccatagtctccttactgcaaagcagcagcactactacagcgccacaaggcagttaaagaatacactgggctcgattttgttttcacttctgtttacagagatcgggtcgtagatagcattgttgcaatgttagttttcttggtggcttattacattacggatgtttcacatgttcatttttttcactgtgcttaagacattaaaaaagtgtttctcaactgtgactccggaacatctcagtacgcaagctatattaagcatcaacaatgaagactcgctacaccttaatctacaagtgctgacacttatccctaccgacgaagtaactttcaccagcgtggcttTCTTCATCACAgacaatcccgctttcagtcacggacaattatatgttgctctctccagagagagtggtatccacaaacccaccccatttagacaactgtgtcattcaggaagtgttcacccatcaatacataattatgcggcgtatgctacgccgcgggttggctagttcatTAGTAAATGAGGTCCGTGGCACAACTAACCATGCATTCACTAATGAATAAGCAAGGATAGGATGAATGCCTTTCTTCAGCAAAGCCAGTGTCTCCATACAGAATGATAAAAATCCAGGCATGCagacagtaataaaattaattaaacattttcatcaGTGCCGACTTTGGTGAATATCCAAGTAGATCACTCAGAGTAATAAAGCAAACTGCCTTTTAATTTGAAGcatttatataacagtaaaaacaGATTGGACTATTAGCAGTCTTTAAGGGTGCAGAGAGCAACTCTGAAAAGATATTAAAGTATTCAagcaagaaagaaaaggagaacagCAATGTGGAGCCCATATTGCCTGTCTTGGTGGGGTTGATACTCATGGGCCTCTATCCACTGTCTAAACATTTGCTGTTGATCAGAAACACCCAATTGGCCTGgtgaatctgtgtgtgtgtgcatgtgtgtgtgtgtgagtggctcTTCATCCAGGCTTGCTTTGTGTAAAGAATGCATAGataaggacaaaagaaatagatattAACTGTCAGTTCTAGATAGACTTTTGCCATGTTAGTACTACATTGCACAAAAATAGGAATCTCAGGTTTCTCTTTCTTACAGCTGTAGTTTTGTGTAGGAATTAAGTGAATTTTAAGTTGGTTAATCAATCATCAATCTTACCTTATACtggtaattaatcaaataattcgtCAAGGCTTCGACATTTTATACCTTACCATTCTGTGTTATAGTAAGCAGTTCTCCagcctttagacttatatcaaggtaactgaggcacacttgttttaaggaaagaaataatacaatttattaataaactcaAGTATTATAGAAatgtgataactgcatatataagAGTGGAAGAAGACAGACTACACagaaaaagatataaaatatagGCTGGCTATATACTATAATTTACAATTCTAATttgtcttggcacagataattagTTTTACCATATCAGGTTTTTAGGGATGATGTCCAATGTGGTGTAGAGTTTTTGCTTTATTGTTGATCCGGGTTCAAGTGAAGAATTCTTCATGCATATGCTTCATGATCTCTTGTCCATGGTATGCTTTGCCTTCCACACTTGCTGTCTTCCCTGCTTCTGCTGTCTTCATGGAGAAAATCGTCAGTTTTTCTGGCACAAGACggtagatgctgaagttcccttcttcaAGCATTGGCTGCTCCTAAGCAGACACAGCTCTGTGCTTAGTTTGGCACactggatctcagctttcatGTCCACAAAAGGGAAGAAAGCTTCACCTTTTCAGCTCTCCAGGGACAGAGCAGTCACAGCTTGTTAGTTTTTGAGAAAAGGATTTTAGAATGCCATTTTGGAGAATGTACACAAAGTGCCCGTGGGAAGAATCTCAGAATTCTCTCAGAATCACTCAAGGATTACAATACATGTGACCGAAGAGAATTCTGAATGTCTCTTAACTTGAAATTCTATTCAAACTCTTTAGGGTGCAGCTAGTTTATAAAGGAAGGCCGAATCATcttctgattggattaaagtcactttcagttacaaaaatcaatcttatacagtatataaatttttacgcgtggaagtgtgtgtatctgtctgtccagcccacaATTGTGAGGTGGGACAGAAgcacaaggctacagcatgaagctcaaagagccagcaagacagccccaagttaacgagtcggagacaaactcgcttagccactaatacataagcgaggcaagcacattggcaaaacaaaacctctgaggagagagaaaactCGCTTacctgctgatagacaaggggggcaggCACATCCACATAccgaaaccgccgactctgcatttctattttttttgacaatttcaatagtttctaggagcccaggctttttacatcacgggcttacacagctagtgtctTCTAATAGGTGAGTTGTTCTGCCCATTCTAGTTGTCATCCCTTGCATTATAGGTCTTTCTCCTGCCTGGAGTATCCACCCTTTTTCTGGAGAGAGGACCTTGGCAAAGATGTCAGGTCACCTCTAACTTACACCTTTGTTATTAGGAAATTTCTGAAATGTAGCTTGTAACAAAGGACCACTTTATCTTTCGTATGTTCAGGACTTATACTGTTCACTCCGGAGTGTCGATCAGGACACTGGCAAATGATTCAGAATATTCCACACAGCAGCTTAGTTTgaaattgaacttatttatttggagatatacacctgcattcgaataggtataggtgtatttgtagttgtgtgtgtggtctacaataaaaaagaatacataaaacttattgataaagtacccaaagtccactagatggcagtattacTGAAATTAAGCATTAGCTTACCGGCAGTATAGAATTCAAATCAATAACGTAATCAGTACATTTAAACGACTTTACatcttaacatataaaacataaaatacaaggaaaatgcaaacgaacccacctctggtcatcaacgcacacttatcttaactcggtacactgctgattcttacttaaaacaaataaatgtttctttttgcggATTGACTATTGCGACACTCGCGCACcttcttcactttttaacatcccataatagacactctcatgcatgctgggaggtgcacccTTAAATGTGATCCGTGGCTCTTTATAATTGATACCTCTCTAACATTGCCGCCCCCAAATATGCTATgcatatttgctatttatttcaaacaaaaaatattatcaaaCTTATGATTTATTAATATCAGAGTCCTGATGTTGAATGTCTGGAAGGGGAATAAGACGAGCAACAGGCCTAGTATAGAGTCTATCCTTCACCTTCACCTCTACAGCTCTTACATGACCATCTGGGCTGGGGAAGGTTCTAACAATTCGGCCTATTGACCAAAGTGCTCGAGGAAGCTGAGGATCAATGAGCATGACTACCATCCCTTCTAGTAGGTTTTCAGGCTCCTCATGCCACTTCTGTCTGGCCTGTAAACTGGGTAGATAGTATTTAACAAAACTTGACCAGAATTGTTCAGTAAGCACTTGACTCTGTCTCCATCTCCACCGCCCCATCAGCTCATTAACGGGATAGACAACCTGTGGTAGAGAACTATCAGGCCGCCCCATCAGTAGGAAATTAGGTGTAACTGGGTCCAAGTCGGCAATGTTTGATGACACATACCCCAGAGGCTTACTGTTCAAGATTCCTTCTATTTcaatgagaacggttttaagCACTTCTTCAGACACCGACTGTGAACCTATTGTGGTGTAAAGGGCCTGCTTCACGAACCGAATTTCTCTCTCCCATGCGCCACCAAAATGTGGTGCTCCTGGTGGGTTAAATCGGAAattgattttttgctttgcaaGCAATTTCTGAAGCTCTGAACTAAGggtggaaaatgtttctgttaacTCCCTCTCTCCACCACGGAAATTTGTGCCTTGGTCAGACAATAGCTCGTAGGGTGTGCCCCTTCGAGCTATGAACCTTCGGAGTGCCATTAGGAAGGAATCTGTGTCAATACTATTGAGAACATCCAAATGCACACATCGGGTAGTGAGACACTTAAAGATAATGCCCCATCTCTTCTCACAACGCCTACCTATCTTAACCTGAAATGGTCCAAAGCAGTCTATGCCAGTGCTGAAAAAAGCAGGTTTTTGAAGCCTCAATCTTGCTAGGGGTAGGTCTGCCATTTTAGGGATAAGGGGCTTTGCCTTTTGTTTACGGCAATCGGTGCAAGTATGTTGGAATTTGCGAACTGCTTCTCTGCCTCTTAGGATCCAGACATTTCTCCTTAATTCGGCAAACACTCTCTCTGGACCTGGATGATGAAGTTTGGCATCATATTCTTGAATAATTAATTTAGTGACTGGATGGTGAGGGTCTAAAACAATAGGATGAATTGATGACTGCTCAATCTCTTCAATACGGCGCAATCGCCCTCCAACTCGGATAAGCTGACATGATGTGTCAAACTCTGGTACTAAAGTAAGAAGTCGGCTGGTGGCAGGAACAGGCTTTCCATTCTTCAGCAACATATATTCCTCAGGAAAACTGTCTAACTGTGAATTTTGAAAGATAAGAAATTCTGACATTCGATAGTCTTCAGCGGTAGGAATGGTTTGGTCACTCCTGCTTTGAACTACAGCTTCTACTAATTCCATCCATGTATGGTATTCCTTAGGGTTAGGAATTAGATGAGACGTCACTGTACTACCACAGAAGACACTCTTCCATTGCTCTGCTTCAACTTCTGGAACCGTAATATTTGGCCTTACTGGCCATTCTGACTCAGGTTTAAAAAGGAATGATGGGCCTTGATTCCATCTGTGTGGTACAGACAATTCAGCTAGTGTTCGACCCcgtgtgatatcatctgctggaTTCCTGTTGGAGTCCACATACCTCCAAGAATGGCGATCTGTTAATTCTTGGATTTCAGCTATTCTGGTTCCCACAAATACTTTAAAGCGGCAGGATTCAGACTGAAGCCAGGATAACACCGTTGTggaatcagaccacagaaccacTTGGTTTATTATTAAAGTAAGCTCATTTTCTAAGAGTTTAGCTACCTGTGCTCCATTTAATGCAGCACATAGCTCTAGTCTTGGTATGGTTTGTCGACGCTTTGGTGCAACTCTAGATCTGGCCATAATGAAGGTAAGATGAATATTACCATCTTTATCTTCGGTTCTTAGGTAAGAAACGGACCCATAAGCTTGTTCAGAGGCATTACAGAATATGTGAATCTGTCTGGTAATAGGAAATAAGTCCATATCAACAGGTGTATAACATCTTGGGATACTAACGTTATCCAGAGCGTGAAGTTCTCCTTCCCATTCATTCCAGGCTCTTAATAGATCTTCAGGCAACATAGGGTCATCCCAATCTCTTTGTTTATCCCACAATTTTTGGACCAGGACTTTGGCACGTGTGGTGAATGGAAGAATATACCCCAAAGGATCATACTGACTGGCGAGTACTCTGTATATGTGGCGCATAGTAACAGTTGTCTTCTGCACTGGATGAGACTTGTACTTGAACGTGTCTGAGGAACAATGCCACTTCAAGCCTAAAGTGGATTCGGTGGAATCTGATCGATCCTGAGACAACCAGAGTTCTGTACTGATTGAACGAGCTTCTTGTGGCAGATGTTCTAGTATCTTGGGAAAATTGCTAGTccattgacgaaggtcaaatccACCATTTGACAAAAGATCTCTTAGTTTGTCTATCAGTTGCTTTGCCCTCTGGGTCGATGGTAGACTCTGCAAATAGTTGTCTACATAGAAGTTCCTTTCAACTAAGGATCGGATCTCATCCCCTGATTCAGTGTTGTCCATTACATGTCGTTGAAGAGCAAAAATTGCACAACAAGGACTACAGGTGGTGCCAAAGGGAAGTACTTGCCATTCATAGATAAGGGGGGAAATGCTACTTTCCAAATTACGCCATACAAAACGGAGAAGAGGTTTATCTTCAGGTAAAAGGCGGATTTGATGAAACATTCCTTTAATGTCGCTACCTACTGCTACAGGATGTTCCCTAAAACGTAAGAGCACTCCTAATAGGGACGGACTGAGGGCTGGCCCAGGGAGCAGGTATTCATTCAGGCTATGTCCATGATATTTAAAGGAGCAATTGAATACAACCCGGTTCTTACCATTATGCTGAACCAGATGGTGAGGAATAAACCAAGATTCTTCAGAGGAGGTGATTGTTTCTGCTGGTAACTTAATAACATATCCAGCCTCCtccagttttttaatttcttcattgtaTGCAGCTGCCTTTGTAGAGTCCTTTGACAGACGTCTTTCAATGCTTCGCAAACTCGGCATAACAGCTTCTTGGTATGCTTGTAGACAAGGTATATCTTTCTTGCGTAGCAGTGGTGTGGCATAACGTTTTACACCATCTACCATTACCTTTATCGTTTTCGCATGCAGTAGATCTATGGCCTCTTGATCTTGTTTAGACCTTGTTAGGAGTCTCTCATTTCTGTAAGGTATGATGTCTGTTTGCCAGAGTCtttcaacatttctgaaaagttCAGATTTTAAAGGGGTGAGGGTAATATGAAGGCATTGCTGTGGTTGCAGGTTCTCCTTAAGTAGTTGTGCTGGACCTTGTAATGTCCACCCTAATCTGGTCTTAACTGCTGCAGGACCTCCTGGTGGTCCAAGGCGCACAGGTGCAATAGGGGTGATCAAGTGTGGATGATCAGCTCCAATTAACAAGAGAGGGCATGCTTTATGAACAGGTTGTAGTGGAAGACCCTTTAAGTGATTGTATCATTGCTGTAGGTCTGCTATTGGGTATGAATGTTCTGCCAGACTCAGTTGATCAGCTGTAAAGGCTCTTGTGATAAGATAATTCTTTTTAGGTTGTGAAACTGAAGCTATTCTGAAGGATACTGAAGCACCATGCAGTgtcttcacatcttgtttaatagTCCTTAGTATTAGATCCTCTGGTTCTCCTTTCAGACCTAGTTTCTGGGTAGCATCAGATAACAGGATTGTTCTCTCTGATCCATCATCAAGAATAGCATAAGTGTCTAAAACTTTATCTTGGTGTTGTAGACGAACTTTGATTATTTTAAGGAGGACATGGCTGGAGCCTTCAGGTTTATCTAGGTAAAGAGTTTCACTTGTAGAACTCACTAAACAAGTTTCTTCCTTTGGTGATCTGTCGTTTACTTCATGCAGGATTTGAAGATGCTTCCTGTTACAGAGATGACATGGCTTCTTCAGTGTGCACTGAGCTGCTTGATGGGCTCGTCCACACCTCCAGCATCTATtcttagttttaatccagttgaTTATCTGCTCCTTATTAAGCTGTTGAAATTGAGAGCATTGACTCAGGTAATGCTCAGTGCTATCACAGTATGGGCAGAAAACTTTGCTCTTCTCAGGCTTCTTACTTGTAGACTGTGACACGGATGCTGATGATGTCAAAGTAGGTGATGCTGAAGATTGCTCTGTGCCATGAAAGATAGTGGTCTGTCGGGTTTTAGCTCCTATATCTCTTCTGTTGTCTGGTCTGTGCATCGCTCGATCCTTGTGCCCTTTGCCTCTGGTCTGGCCTTCATAGTTTTGGCACCAAGATTCAAATTTAAGCCATTTTGCTAAATCCAGAAGGGAATAAATAGTGCCTGGTTGGTAGCACATTTGTCTTCTAAAAGATGATCGCAACTCCGAAGGTAATTTGGTTAGTAAACGAGCGACATGTGAGCCACAATGTAATTCGATATCACCTTTTGGACCTAAAGTTTGGAGTAGGCCCACTAAGGCTTGTATCTGAAGGGCAAACTTTTCAAATCCTGCTGCATCACCAGGTTGAATATCATGCAAGTCCATAACTGCGGCTATTTTGCTTAAAGCTAGGTGATGAGGTTGTCCGAATCTTTCTGTTAATGCTGCCATTGTGTCTGTGTAGGGAGTAACCGAGTTCAGAAATGAATCAGCTATTAGACGTGCCTCTTCTAGCTTCAGATGATCCAACAACACCTGATATTTAAAGAGCTCGGTGGCATCTTCTGGCAGTAGGTTCATCAAAGCTAATCTGAGACGGGCAAACTCACTGGGATCCCTATGACTGAAATGTGGAATTGTTGGTTTTGGACCTCTATACGTCATTTCTTGCTTAATAACACTGTGCTGCTGTCCCGTTTGAGCAGAGTGCAACATGGGAGGATAAGAACAGTGTTGTTCGTGTGGTACTGAATAGGTTTGAGTCAGTTCTAGTGGCTCCGACTTCCGAAGATCTTGATATTGTCTAATAGGAGTATGCAATAAAAAACTTGGTTGTGGAGAGCAATGGTTTACAGATCCATACATAGGAGAAGATTCTTCACATACGTATTGAATGCCTGGGGGTTCTGGAACTATAAGAGCTTGCTGCTCTCCTGATGGTCTATGATGAATGAAGTTTCGGCCCGTACTAGGTTCGTTGTCATCAAGAGAGGAGCTTCCTTGTTTATCTGCCACTTGTCTACGCCTCGGAGCGGGTAGTGATGGAGTATTTCGATCAAAGTTAAAGGCAATCTTCTCTGCTGATCTAATACGAGTTCTGGGTGCAGGCACTGGGGGAACTTGATCTTGGGTCAGTTGCCTGTGGGTTGAGGgcagttgttgatttaattttaactgcTCTTGAATGCCTACCTGCATCTCCCATAAGCGCCCGATCTCCTCTCTCATGGACTGTGTAGTCTGTCTTAACTGTTGATTCTCAAGTTCAAGGTCGTGAATAACTAAGTTGTATCTCAGTGGTAAGAAATCAGTATCTTCTGTTTGAAGTAAAGGTGTTTTCACATCTTGTACATCCCACCGATCTACTGTAGTGTACAATCTATTCTCTCCTCCATAGGAACTGTACTGACTGGTAGGAGATGAGGCTGTAAAGTGATTTGTTGACTTCATTGGGATGTAGTATTTATTGGTATACTCTTGATACCTTTCCTTATCAGGTGATGGGCGTGCGGTATGGGCCACAGGTGGTAAAGGAACTTGACCAGGTTACTGAACTTCAAATTCTTTAAGATAGGCTGGTGGACGGGTCAAGCGTCGAGGACGGTCACTGTAGGACTGATACTCCGACATCCTTCTTCCTTTGTAAACACACTATCCGGCTCGAAGGACCAAATTTTGTAACAAAGGACCACTTTATCTTTCGTATGTTCAGGACTTATAGTGTTCACTCCGGAGTGTCGATCAGGACACTGGCAAATGATTCAGAATATTCCACACAGCAGCTTAGTTTgaaattgaacttatttatttggagatatacacctgcattcgaataggtataggtgtatttgtagttgtgtgtgtggtctacaataaaaaagaatacataaaacttattgataaagtacccaaagtccactagatggcagtattacTGAAATTAAGCATTAGCTTACCGGCAGTATAGAATTCAAATCAATAACGTAATCAGTACATTTAAACGACTTTACatcttaacatataaaacataaaatacaaggaaaatgcaaacgaacccacctctggtcatcAACGCACACTTATCTTAACTCTGTACACTGCTGATTCttacttaaaacaaataaatgtttctttttgcggATTGACTATTGCGACACTCGCGCACcttcttcactttttaacatcccataatagacactctcatgcatgctgggaggtgcacccTTAAATGTGATCCGTGGCTCTTTATAATTGATACCTCTCTAACATAGCTTATGAATCTAAGTTGAGGGTTTAGTGCAGCTGGAGGTCTGCTGAATCTGCTGGCCTTGTGTGCCCTTAAGGCCTAGCAGAATGGACAATGCCCACCTGGACCTACATTTGTAACAAAACTATTTGCGTAAGTTAGGTAAGAATAGGCAAGTTAGGTAATTAGTAAGATTGCTAATTTTTGGTGCAGATCCTAAAAAATTTATAATCCACTTCATTTGAAGTTGAGATTACAGTAAGGAATGTAACCTTTGTTAACAGCTATCCGACTGCATTTCACTGTTTGCCTCCTTCTTGATTTGACTGTCTTTGCACATTGTAATGGTATCTTTACTGGGTTCTGTGGCTACTTACTCCCAGGATAGTTCAGGTCATTAAGCTTTGGGATGTCTCGGAGAACCTGGACAAGCATATCCATTGAACACTTTGGATAGGCCTTCATTTGCAGAATGAATAAAGTGACTAAGAAGGGAAATTGCTCAAAGTTTAAAATTTTGGTGGGATTTTTAAATGCACGCATATAGTAGTATAGTAGAAGTAGTATAGGAGTAGTGTgcaatgtattatttgtttaaattctttCCTATGAGTTAAGCAACTTGACATTTGAGTAACAGGACGTTGTACAGAAACAAATCTGAAATATAAGTTAGCACGTGTAGTTTAAGCTAAATGTGTCTAGTATGAGTGGACCTGGCAGTGAACTGGTG encodes:
- the LOC114663086 gene encoding uncharacterized protein LOC114663086, whose protein sequence is MVDGVKRYATPLLRKKDIPCLQAYQEAVMPSLRSIERRLSKDSTKAAAYNEEIKKLEEAGYVIKLPAETITSSEESWFIPHHLVQHNGKNRVVFNCSFKYHGHSLNEYLLPGPALSPSLLGVLLRFREHPVAVGSDIKGMFHQIRLLPEDKPLLRFVWRNLESSISPLIYEWQVLPFGTTCSPCCAIFALQRHVMDNTESGDEIRSLVERNFYVDNYLQSLPSTQRAKQLIDKLRDLLSNGGFDLRQWTSNFPKILEHLPQEARSISTELWLSQDRSDSTESTLGLKWHCSSDTFKYKSHPVQKTTVTMRHIYRVLASQYDPLGYILPFTTRAKVLVQKLWDKQRDWDDPMLPEDLLRAWNEWEGELHALDNVSIPRCYTPVDMDLFPITRQIHIFCNASEQAYGSVSYLRTEDKDGNIHLTFIMARSRVAPKRRQTIPRLELCAALNGAQVAKLLENELTLIINQVVLWSDSTTVLSWLQSESCRFKVFVGTRIAEIQELTDRHSWRYVDSNRNPADDITRGRTLAELSVPHRWNQGPSFLFKPESEWPVRPNITVPEVEAEQWKSVFCGSTVTSHLIPNPKEYHTWMELVEAVVQSRSDQTIPTAEDYRMSEFLIFQNSQLDSFPEEYMLLKNGKPVPATSRLLTLVPEFDTSCQLIRVGGRLRRIEEIEQSSIHPIVLDPHHPVTKLIIQEYDAKLHHPGPERVFAELRRNVWILRGREAVRKFQHTCTDCRKQKAKPLIPKMADLPLARLRLQKPAFFSTGIDCFGPFQVKIGRRCEKRWGIIFKCLTTRCVHLDVLNSIDTDSFLMALRRFIARRGTPYELLSDQGTNFRGGERELTETFSTLSSELQKLLAKQKINFRFNPPGAPHFGGAWEREIRFVKQALYTTIGSQSVSEEVLKTVLIEIEGILNSKPLGYVSSNIADLDPVTPNFLLMGRPDSSLPQVVYPVNELMGRWRWRQSQVLTEQFWSSFVKYYLPSLQARQKWHEEPENLLEGMVVMLIDPQLPRALWSIGRIVRTFPSPDGHVRAVEVKVKDRLYTRPVARLIPLPDIQHQDSDINKS